In one Lolium rigidum isolate FL_2022 chromosome 3, APGP_CSIRO_Lrig_0.1, whole genome shotgun sequence genomic region, the following are encoded:
- the LOC124702806 gene encoding O-fucosyltransferase 9-like isoform X3, producing the protein MPTYSSRASDKIENAAKYMAPLRQMFPLLETKDTLALPEEFAEFKGYSSRLAALDYTVSVQSQVFVTTQRGNFPHFLMGHRRYLLGENAKTIKPDKRKLVLSFDDPNIRFPDRSEAQKPLL; encoded by the exons cttctGACAAAATAGAGAATGCTGCAAAATACATGGCTCCCCTTCGCCAGATGTTCCCTCTTTTAGAGACCAAGGACACTCTTGCTTTGCCTGAAGAATTTGCTGAGTTTAAG GGGTACTCATCTCGGTTAGCAGCATTAGATTACACTGTCTCTGTTCAGAGCCAGGTGTTTGTGACGACTCAAAGGGGGAACTTCCCTCACTTTCTGATGGGGCACAGGCGTTACCTGCTAGGAGAGAATGCAAAGACAATAAAACCTGACAAACGGAAGCTGGTCTTATCTTTTGATGATCCGAATATCAG GTTTCCGGACCGTTCTGAAGCCCAGAAGCCATTATTATGA
- the LOC124702805 gene encoding uncharacterized protein LOC124702805 isoform X1: protein MPFVHCCFFAEFFTPIFSGFFCCLPRGFRWPFWRAWQGWVTAVGGPSIQPLFPGAFDAVVDSAIAPSLTDDDFTASLPDLFPVDNGSHLPSLRDQSSWTPLPVASLRAVDAPGPSSADVYPSDSSLADALAADDVRSPAIRFAHITRRPDQMCQLRELIDGGVVRPPCFLSTLLVLFFSCFCLTMFSSVFQFPLLLPLLPKEQLAIVVIVWLCKSIRLFYGPIDFRAVLMEASCGGQLRIVVARVVVRILTYAGKLLFFRQVRPSTVLIIMASGLQNGPET from the exons ATGCCTTTTGTTCACTGTTGTTTCTTTGCAGAATTCTTTACCCCTATCTTCTCAGGTTTCTTCTGCTGCTTACCTAGGGGATTCCGCTGGCCGTTCTGGAGAGCATGGCAGGGATGGGTTACTGCTGTTGGCGGCCCTTCTATCCAGCCTCTTTTCCCTGGGGCGTTTGATGCTGTCGTCGACTCTGCTATCGCCCCTTCGTTAACCGATGACGATTTTACTGCTTCTCTACCTG ATTTATTCCCTGTGGACAACGGCTCACATTTGCCATCCTTGCGAGACCAGAGTTCATGGACACCTTTGCCTGTGGCTTCTTTGCGAGCTGTTGACGCGCCTGGTCCGTCTTCGGCTGATGTTTACCCTTCTGATTCTTCCCTTGCTGACGCCCTTGCTGCTGATGATGTGCGGAGTCCTGCGATTCGTTTTGCTCATATCACTCGGCGGCCAGATCAGATGTGCCAGCTGCGGGAATTGATCGATGGTGGCGTGGTTCGTCCACCTTGCTTTCTTTCCACACTTCTCGTGCtttttttctcctgtttttgcctCACTATGTTTTCATCTGTGTTTCAGTTTCCGCTACTCCTTCCACTTCTTCCGAAAGAGCAGCTGGCAATCGTCGTCATCGTCTGGCTATGCAAGAGCATACGGCTCTTCTACGGGCCCATCGACTTTCGAGCCGTTCTCATGGAGGCATCCTGCGGAGGTCAGCTTCGAATAGTCGTCGCCAGGGTCGTCGTCCGCATTCTGACATATGCCGGCAAACTGCTCTTCTTCAGGCAGGTTAGGCCGTCAACCGTTCTCATAATAATGGCTTCTGGGCTTCAGAACGGTCCGGAAACCTGA
- the LOC124702805 gene encoding uncharacterized protein LOC124702805 isoform X2 produces MPFVHCCFFAEFFTPIFSGFFCCLPRGFRWPFWRAWQGWVTAVGGPSIQPLFPGAFDAVVDSAIAPSLTDDDFTASLPDLFPVDNGSHLPSLRDQSSWTPLPVASLRAVDAPGPSSADVYPSDSSLADALAADDVRSPAIRFAHITRRPDQMCQLRELIDGGVVRPPCFLSTLLVLFFSCFCLTMFSSVFQFPLLLPLLPKEQLAIVVIVWLCKSIRLFYGPIDFRAVLMEASCGGQLRIVVARVVVRILTYAGKLLFFRQVLLLIFSCLFLQAW; encoded by the exons ATGCCTTTTGTTCACTGTTGTTTCTTTGCAGAATTCTTTACCCCTATCTTCTCAGGTTTCTTCTGCTGCTTACCTAGGGGATTCCGCTGGCCGTTCTGGAGAGCATGGCAGGGATGGGTTACTGCTGTTGGCGGCCCTTCTATCCAGCCTCTTTTCCCTGGGGCGTTTGATGCTGTCGTCGACTCTGCTATCGCCCCTTCGTTAACCGATGACGATTTTACTGCTTCTCTACCTG ATTTATTCCCTGTGGACAACGGCTCACATTTGCCATCCTTGCGAGACCAGAGTTCATGGACACCTTTGCCTGTGGCTTCTTTGCGAGCTGTTGACGCGCCTGGTCCGTCTTCGGCTGATGTTTACCCTTCTGATTCTTCCCTTGCTGACGCCCTTGCTGCTGATGATGTGCGGAGTCCTGCGATTCGTTTTGCTCATATCACTCGGCGGCCAGATCAGATGTGCCAGCTGCGGGAATTGATCGATGGTGGCGTGGTTCGTCCACCTTGCTTTCTTTCCACACTTCTCGTGCtttttttctcctgtttttgcctCACTATGTTTTCATCTGTGTTTCAGTTTCCGCTACTCCTTCCACTTCTTCCGAAAGAGCAGCTGGCAATCGTCGTCATCGTCTGGCTATGCAAGAGCATACGGCTCTTCTACGGGCCCATCGACTTTCGAGCCGTTCTCATGGAGGCATCCTGCGGAGGTCAGCTTCGAATAGTCGTCGCCAGGGTCGTCGTCCGCATTCTGACATATGCCGGCAAACTGCTCTTCTTCAGGCAG GTGTTGCTGCTGATATTCAGTTGCCTCTTCCTACAAGCTTGGTGA
- the LOC124702804 gene encoding uncharacterized protein LOC124702804 — MLLTVVAGATSFNDLKVYHGRLHTSFKAVCQARGLVGDDNEWFLLFDEAVQWASSYQLRHLFMTVLLFCGVTDGQRLLDKYWRFMANDIAFQIARSLNDTVQAIPSEYLHIQLLHELSVMFGKNGYSLSSFGISIRNARLLGNRLILEELQYDRNELREMASSFHGRLNEDQLYIYNQIMRAALNSVGGVFFVSGHGGTGKTFLWTSIIARLRADDHVVLLVASSGVASLLLPGGRTAHSRFRIPVEVNERSMCTISRGSNLAELIEKATLILWDEAPMTHRRCFEAVDRSMRDILSANEPSRKLLPFGGKTVVLGGDFRQVLPVVEGGSRAEIVNSSLMKSPLWQHVTVLKLRRNMRLSNPQLSDEERAALEEFAQWVLDVGDGAVHMDTRGEATPSWISLPPDTALLPDSDPISAIVDAVYDSFTQCILMQLIWQTAPLCVLLIKLPTLSTRLFSLRCLGRRCCSRAVILYVKLSTMRLMRNCYILLNFSIRSILQTFCSIGFH; from the coding sequence ATGCTCCTCACGGTTGTGGCTGGTGCTACAAGTTTCAATGACCTCAAGGTTTACCATGGAAGGTTGCACACCTCCTTTAAGGCAGTTTGCCAGGCGCGTGGTTTGGTTGGTGATGACAACGAGTGGTTCCTTCTATTTGATGAAGCCGTTCAATGGGCTTCTTCTTATCAGTTGCGGCATCTATTCATGACTGTCTTGCTATTTTGTGGTGTCACTGATGGCCAACGACTTCTAGATAAATATTGGCGGTTTATGGCAAATGATATAGCTTTCCAGATTGCACGCTCTCTAAATGATACTGTTCAGGCAATCCCTTCCGAATATTTACACATTCAGCTGTTGCACGAGCTATCTGTTATGTTTGGTAAAAATGGTTACTCCTTATCATCTTTCGGTATATCCATTCGCAATGCAAGGTTGCTTGGCAATAGGTTGATTTTAGAAGAGCTACAGTATGACAGGAATGAGCTTAGAGAAATGGCTTCTTCTTTCCATGGAAGGTTAAATGAAGATCAGCTCTATATCTACAACCAGATCATGCGTGCAGCCCTCAATTCTGTTGGGGGCGTTTTCTTTGTTTCTGGTCATGGTGGTACAGGCAAAACGTTTCTGTGGACCTCTATTATTGCGAGGTTACGAGCCGATGATCATGTCGTTCTTCTTGTAGCTTCTTCAGGTGTAGCTTCGCTTCTGTTACCAGGTGGAAGGACGGCTCATTCACGTTTTAGGATACCTGTTGAAGTCAACGAGCGAAGCATGTGCACCATTTCCCGGGGCAGTAATCTAGCTGAATTAATAGAGAAAGCAACACTCATACTTTGGGATGAAGCGCCAATGACTCACAGACGTTGCTTTGAAGCGGTTGATAGAAGCATGAGGGACATTTTGTCTGCGAATGAACCTTCACGGAAATTGCTCCCTTTCGGTGGGAAGACTGTAGTTTTGGGAGGGGATTTCAGGCAAGTGTTACCTGTTGTGGAAGGGGGCAGTAGAGCGGAAATTGTCAACTCTTCCCTTATGAAGTCACCCCTTTGGCAGCATGTAACTGTCCTCAAGCTACGCAGAAATATGAGATTGTCTAATCCACAGTTGTCTGATGAGGAACGAGCTGCTTTGGAGGAATTTGCGCAGTGGGTCCTCGATGTCGGTGATGGAGCTGTGCACATGGATACACGAGGAGAGGCTACCCCTTCATGGATCTCCTTGCCACCAGATACAGCACTGCTGCCAGACTCTGATCCTATTTCTGCTATTGTTGATGCAGTGTATGATTCATTTACTCAATGTATTCTGATGCAGCTTATCTGGCAGACCGCGCCATTGTGTGTCCTACTAATAAAGTTGCCGACTCTATCAACGAGACTATTTTCTCTAAGGTGCCTGGGGAGGAGATGCTGTTCGAGAGCTGTGATTCTATATGTAAAACTCTCGACCATGCGGCTGATGCGGAACTGTTATATCCTCCTGAATTTCTCCATAAGATCGATCCTCCAAACTTTCTGCAGCATAGGATTTCATTGA
- the LOC124702805 gene encoding uncharacterized protein LOC124702805 isoform X3, translated as MPFVHCCFFAEFFTPIFSGFFCCLPRGFRWPFWRAWQGWVTAVGGPSIQPLFPGAFDAVVDSAIAPSLTDDDFTASLPDLFPVDNGSHLPSLRDQSSWTPLPVASLRAVDAPGPSSADVYPSDSSLADALAADDVRSPAIRFAHITRRPDQMCQLRELIDGGVFPLLLPLLPKEQLAIVVIVWLCKSIRLFYGPIDFRAVLMEASCGGQLRIVVARVVVRILTYAGKLLFFRQVRPSTVLIIMASGLQNGPET; from the exons ATGCCTTTTGTTCACTGTTGTTTCTTTGCAGAATTCTTTACCCCTATCTTCTCAGGTTTCTTCTGCTGCTTACCTAGGGGATTCCGCTGGCCGTTCTGGAGAGCATGGCAGGGATGGGTTACTGCTGTTGGCGGCCCTTCTATCCAGCCTCTTTTCCCTGGGGCGTTTGATGCTGTCGTCGACTCTGCTATCGCCCCTTCGTTAACCGATGACGATTTTACTGCTTCTCTACCTG ATTTATTCCCTGTGGACAACGGCTCACATTTGCCATCCTTGCGAGACCAGAGTTCATGGACACCTTTGCCTGTGGCTTCTTTGCGAGCTGTTGACGCGCCTGGTCCGTCTTCGGCTGATGTTTACCCTTCTGATTCTTCCCTTGCTGACGCCCTTGCTGCTGATGATGTGCGGAGTCCTGCGATTCGTTTTGCTCATATCACTCGGCGGCCAGATCAGATGTGCCAGCTGCGGGAATTGATCGATGGTGGCGTG TTTCCGCTACTCCTTCCACTTCTTCCGAAAGAGCAGCTGGCAATCGTCGTCATCGTCTGGCTATGCAAGAGCATACGGCTCTTCTACGGGCCCATCGACTTTCGAGCCGTTCTCATGGAGGCATCCTGCGGAGGTCAGCTTCGAATAGTCGTCGCCAGGGTCGTCGTCCGCATTCTGACATATGCCGGCAAACTGCTCTTCTTCAGGCAGGTTAGGCCGTCAACCGTTCTCATAATAATGGCTTCTGGGCTTCAGAACGGTCCGGAAACCTGA